Proteins encoded within one genomic window of Fuerstiella sp.:
- a CDS encoding M3 family metallopeptidase — MFSPMFAAAQASLLFRLIGDVIVNNEPVVNISGLPAENPFSMPSPLPFHAPPFDTIRIEHYQPAFNSGMQQQREEIAAITAQAEAATFANTIVPFEKSGTLLKRVRRVFFNMTSAHTSRHLQNIQTEMAPLLAAHSDNILLNRELFQRVETLYESRESTGLSNEQREVVRQHYMAFIRAGARLSPELQSQIRSLNEQLSTLQNSFEDNLLAVMKERSVLVDDIAELDGMSAGDIAAAAEGARERGFEGKYLLEITNTTRVPILTSLNNRKLRQRVWEASANRATGENNGIDNRPLVLEIAQLRSERARLLGFENYATYQLQTQMAKTPDAARRMLTDLVPGVVARVREESRELRDMIASLGADHALQPWDWEYYAERVRQSRFDVDEAAVKPYFELDSVLENGVFFTMDCLFGIKFRERKDLPVYHPEVRVFDVLDTDGSQLGLFYIDFFKRDSKRGGAWASSWVTQSHLLEAKPVIVNVLNNPRPAAEAPALISLDNVTTLFHEMGHAVHGLFSDVTYPSVAGTSTPRDFVEFPSTFEEDWCIQPEILSRYARHHETGESIPQELLDNVVQASRFNQGFETLEYLAAAILDLEWHSLNPDEIPDDIESFEAVTLRKYGVDIPAVPPRYRTPYFAHIWGGGYAAGYYAYLWSEVLAADAFAFMQSGGGATRANGDDLRREVLSRGSSRDPMESYKAFRGQEPAVDALLIRRGLK; from the coding sequence ATGTTTTCTCCGATGTTTGCGGCTGCCCAGGCATCCCTTCTGTTTCGTCTGATTGGTGACGTCATTGTGAATAATGAGCCTGTCGTAAATATTTCCGGACTTCCGGCTGAAAATCCGTTCTCGATGCCGAGCCCTCTGCCGTTTCATGCGCCGCCCTTTGACACGATTCGGATCGAACATTACCAGCCGGCTTTCAACAGCGGCATGCAGCAGCAACGTGAGGAGATTGCTGCTATTACGGCACAGGCCGAGGCTGCGACGTTTGCCAACACGATCGTGCCTTTCGAAAAGTCAGGAACGTTGCTCAAACGCGTTCGACGGGTGTTTTTTAACATGACATCTGCTCACACCAGCAGGCATCTGCAAAATATCCAGACTGAGATGGCACCTCTGCTTGCCGCCCATTCCGACAATATTCTGCTGAATCGTGAATTGTTTCAACGCGTGGAAACACTCTACGAATCACGAGAGTCAACTGGGCTCAGCAACGAACAGCGGGAAGTTGTTCGACAGCACTATATGGCGTTCATTCGCGCCGGCGCAAGACTCTCTCCCGAACTGCAGAGTCAGATTCGGTCACTGAATGAGCAGCTGTCGACGTTACAAAACAGTTTTGAGGACAATCTGCTGGCGGTTATGAAAGAACGTTCGGTTCTTGTAGATGATATTGCTGAACTTGATGGCATGTCAGCCGGAGACATCGCAGCTGCGGCGGAAGGTGCACGTGAGCGTGGCTTTGAGGGCAAATATCTTCTGGAGATAACCAACACCACACGTGTTCCGATTCTGACATCACTGAACAATCGTAAATTACGGCAACGAGTCTGGGAGGCTTCAGCCAACCGGGCGACGGGTGAAAATAACGGTATCGACAATCGTCCCCTGGTGCTTGAGATCGCTCAGCTGCGTTCGGAACGAGCCAGACTGCTCGGCTTCGAAAACTACGCCACGTACCAACTGCAGACTCAGATGGCAAAAACGCCGGATGCCGCACGCCGAATGCTGACAGATCTGGTACCCGGAGTCGTGGCGCGTGTTCGGGAGGAATCCAGGGAATTGAGAGACATGATCGCGAGTCTTGGTGCTGACCATGCTCTGCAGCCATGGGACTGGGAGTACTATGCAGAACGGGTCCGCCAGTCGCGATTTGACGTCGACGAGGCTGCTGTGAAGCCGTATTTTGAACTTGACAGTGTGTTGGAAAACGGTGTGTTCTTCACGATGGACTGCCTGTTCGGTATCAAATTTCGCGAACGTAAAGACCTGCCGGTCTATCACCCGGAAGTGCGGGTGTTTGATGTGCTGGATACGGACGGAAGCCAGCTCGGATTGTTTTATATTGATTTTTTTAAACGTGACTCGAAACGTGGGGGTGCGTGGGCGAGTTCATGGGTAACTCAGTCTCATCTGCTGGAAGCAAAACCTGTGATTGTCAATGTGCTCAATAATCCGCGACCGGCAGCGGAAGCACCGGCATTGATCAGTCTCGACAATGTCACCACGTTGTTTCACGAGATGGGACATGCGGTGCACGGACTGTTTTCTGATGTGACGTATCCGTCGGTTGCAGGAACGTCTACACCGCGTGATTTTGTGGAATTTCCGTCGACGTTTGAAGAAGACTGGTGCATTCAACCCGAAATTCTGAGCCGCTATGCGCGGCATCACGAAACGGGTGAATCGATTCCTCAGGAACTTCTGGACAACGTGGTTCAGGCCAGCCGGTTTAATCAGGGGTTCGAGACGCTGGAATATCTGGCTGCTGCTATTCTGGATCTGGAATGGCATTCCCTGAATCCGGATGAAATTCCCGATGATATAGAATCTTTTGAAGCGGTCACACTGCGTAAATATGGTGTCGATATACCTGCTGTGCCGCCTCGATATCGCACACCGTACTTTGCTCACATTTGGGGCGGGGGTTATGCGGCCGGCTACTATGCCTATTTATGGAGCGAAGTCCTGGCGGCCGACGCGTTTGCGTTTATGCAGTCCGGAGGCGGAGCCACGCGTGCCAATGGTGACGATCTCCGGAGAGAGGTCCTTTCCCGAGGCAGCAGTCGGGATCCTATGGAATCCTACAAAGCATTCCGGGGTCAGGAGCCTGCTGTTGATGCTTTGCTGATCCGACGAGGTCTGAAGTAG
- a CDS encoding DUF1553 domain-containing protein, with amino-acid sequence MNTNLWFSAAILVQLSIATVASGGVNADVVKIVTDPEVVQLNGPRANYQLLVDARNTDGSVEDITATADYDSLSPEIATITNDGLLRAVSDGSGQVRVTFAGHTSLVDVVVRESDRAESFDFENDITPSLTRFGCNMAACHAKAEGQNGLKFSVFGYDPRADFEGLVCGSRGRRVSLAAPARSLFLLKATQTIAHTGGQRITPESDAYQNLLKWVEAGAPFRDENAPRITGIEITPGQRQIKMNGSQQLRVTAVFDDGSRKDVTRMARYRSNNDGLATVDRNGRITIGMVPGQVAVMAIYLGAVNTFVTYIPQATPVVPYPTLPENNFIDTLVHKNLEKLHLLPSQPVNDSDFMRRVYIDIIGTLPTAQEARRFLTDENPRRRELLVDELLDRQEYAIYWALKWSDLLHVDRAILGHRRAYAFYRWIRDGLAVNRPMDEFARAIVTADGPLDESPEGGFYKAVVEPGDRASAFSQVFLGIRIDCAECHHHPFDRWSQQDYYGMTAYFSRVRAESAPTGDALVMDTTVKTIHPRTGEEVSAQPLGGWGSAAPADGDLRQRLARWLTAPDNPWFARNLANRTWGHFLGRGLVEPVDDVRQTNPSSNSMLLDQLADWLQSHDYDIKSLIRLITRSQAYQRTARTNSTNETDVQNASRALLKPLDAEVLLDAITQTTGIPARFDGASAGTRAIELWDSKLQHPFLRLFGRPERKTACECERVSEPSISQVLHIMNSPKIYARLTHHGGTVSRLVREIPENSRLVEELYLTFLSRFPTAAERRVVDDYFTVHSGSRRDSAVDLTWSLLNSLEFSFNH; translated from the coding sequence ATGAATACGAATCTTTGGTTTTCAGCCGCCATTTTGGTACAGCTGAGCATAGCGACCGTTGCATCGGGCGGTGTGAACGCTGATGTCGTGAAAATTGTCACCGACCCTGAGGTTGTACAACTCAATGGTCCGCGGGCGAATTATCAACTGCTGGTTGACGCCCGGAACACGGATGGAAGCGTTGAGGACATAACAGCTACCGCTGACTACGATTCCCTGTCGCCTGAGATTGCGACAATTACGAATGATGGACTCCTGCGGGCAGTTTCCGACGGCAGTGGTCAGGTCCGTGTGACATTTGCCGGACATACGTCACTGGTTGACGTGGTGGTCCGCGAATCGGACCGCGCAGAGTCTTTTGATTTCGAAAACGACATTACACCATCCCTGACCAGGTTTGGATGCAACATGGCCGCCTGCCATGCGAAAGCTGAAGGACAAAACGGGCTGAAATTCTCTGTATTCGGTTACGATCCTCGAGCCGATTTTGAGGGTCTCGTTTGCGGTTCACGAGGACGGCGTGTGTCACTGGCTGCACCTGCCCGCAGTCTGTTTCTGCTCAAGGCAACACAAACCATTGCACACACGGGCGGACAGCGAATCACACCGGAAAGTGATGCCTATCAGAATCTGCTGAAATGGGTCGAAGCAGGTGCTCCGTTTCGTGATGAGAACGCGCCCCGAATCACAGGCATTGAGATTACACCTGGCCAGCGTCAGATCAAAATGAACGGATCACAGCAGTTACGAGTGACGGCTGTTTTTGATGACGGTAGCCGCAAAGATGTGACCCGCATGGCTCGGTATCGCTCGAATAACGATGGTCTGGCAACCGTCGACAGGAATGGACGCATCACGATCGGGATGGTCCCTGGTCAGGTGGCGGTCATGGCCATCTATCTTGGCGCCGTCAACACATTCGTGACATATATACCTCAGGCCACTCCTGTCGTTCCCTATCCTACGCTTCCCGAAAACAATTTCATCGACACGCTGGTCCATAAAAATCTGGAAAAGCTGCATTTGCTGCCGTCACAGCCTGTCAATGACTCCGATTTCATGAGGCGGGTCTATATTGACATCATTGGCACACTGCCAACCGCACAGGAAGCCCGACGATTTCTTACTGACGAAAATCCACGTCGCCGGGAATTGCTCGTTGATGAACTTCTGGATCGGCAGGAATATGCAATTTACTGGGCACTAAAGTGGTCAGACCTGTTGCACGTCGACCGTGCAATTCTGGGTCATCGAAGAGCCTACGCGTTCTACCGCTGGATTCGGGACGGCCTTGCTGTCAATCGTCCAATGGATGAATTTGCAAGAGCCATTGTGACCGCCGACGGCCCACTGGACGAATCGCCCGAGGGTGGTTTCTACAAGGCCGTCGTCGAACCTGGTGACCGGGCCAGTGCGTTTTCACAGGTTTTTCTGGGGATCCGAATCGATTGCGCGGAGTGTCACCATCATCCGTTCGACCGCTGGAGCCAGCAGGACTACTATGGCATGACCGCCTATTTTTCCAGGGTAAGGGCAGAGTCGGCCCCGACCGGTGATGCGCTGGTGATGGACACGACGGTGAAGACAATTCATCCGCGAACGGGTGAAGAAGTGTCCGCACAGCCACTCGGAGGATGGGGGTCTGCAGCGCCCGCTGACGGTGATCTCCGTCAGCGTCTTGCCAGATGGTTGACGGCTCCTGACAACCCGTGGTTTGCACGTAATCTAGCCAATCGAACCTGGGGCCACTTTCTCGGACGTGGATTAGTGGAACCCGTCGACGACGTACGTCAGACAAACCCATCGTCAAACAGTATGCTGCTGGACCAACTGGCGGACTGGCTGCAGTCTCATGATTACGACATAAAATCTCTAATCCGTCTCATAACCCGATCTCAGGCCTACCAGCGCACCGCACGTACAAATTCGACCAACGAAACCGACGTTCAGAATGCGTCCCGGGCACTTCTCAAGCCGCTTGACGCGGAAGTGTTGCTGGACGCCATCACCCAGACGACCGGCATTCCGGCTCGTTTCGACGGTGCATCCGCCGGCACCCGTGCCATTGAACTTTGGGACAGCAAACTTCAGCATCCGTTCCTGCGTCTATTCGGGCGCCCCGAGCGCAAAACAGCCTGCGAGTGTGAACGCGTCAGTGAACCCAGCATCAGTCAGGTGCTGCATATCATGAACTCACCGAAGATATATGCCAGATTGACCCATCACGGAGGGACCGTTTCCAGACTGGTTCGCGAGATTCCGGAGAACAGCCGCCTGGTGGAAGAGCTGTATTTAACATTTTTGAGCCGATTCCCGACTGCTGCAGAGCGACGGGTCGTCGACGATTATTTTACGGTCCACTCCGGATCTCGACGCGACTCTGCAGTTGATCTGACGTGGAGTCTGCTCAACTCGCTGGAATTTTCATTCAATCACTGA
- the fadJ gene encoding fatty acid oxidation complex subunit alpha FadJ has product MDTLTTTLDDQGILTVAIDVPNESMNVLNQALAQEFDKLTARIEDDNGIRSVILISGKDNSFVAGADIKMLQSVRSFEETRQLIINGHELFQRVSESSKPFVAAIHGPCLGGGLELALACHYRIASDDTKTKIGLPEVMLGLLPGGRGASLVPRMVNLPQALDLLLTGRQLNAKRARRLGLIDEVVPSAILKDVARKTALNAVLSTRSKRKQSLRDRILRMPGVRGLILRKARQQVMKTTRGLYPAPLAILEVAETSLSSSLIEALEVESTRFAELAMSAEANQLMNIYFASNDLKKERFIESDVNERQVNRVGILGGGLMGAGIALVSIDKANVAVRMKDIRHEGILSACRHVDTFYSKRVKRRVLSQEQAKKRMSRFSGTLDYSGFDRCDLVIEAVFEDLILKQQMLSDVEILGNEDTVFATNTSSIPVAEIAANAIRPGNVLGMHYFSPVEKMPLLEIIRHSGTSDQAVATAVAFGRKQGKTVVVVKDGPGFYVNRILAPYINAAMRCGMDGVPFNKIDQALVNFGFPVGPFKLLDEVGIDVGSKVQPILEEAYGSRMLGSDLQKKLVESNRVGKKAGKGFYRYDKPKNSKTIDETIYQELGISPHKQISESQIVDQCLLMMLNEAVFCLQDGTIFCPRDGDIAAVFGIGFPPFLGGPFRYMDQRGLSVTVAAMRKLQKNVSNRYEPAPLLIEMAEKSHSFYDDIQPANHQQKDV; this is encoded by the coding sequence ATGGACACGTTGACCACAACGCTGGACGATCAGGGAATTCTCACCGTCGCGATTGACGTGCCGAACGAATCGATGAATGTGCTGAATCAGGCCCTGGCCCAGGAATTCGATAAGCTGACTGCCAGAATAGAAGATGATAATGGGATCCGTTCCGTAATCCTGATCAGTGGCAAGGACAATAGCTTCGTCGCCGGAGCGGACATCAAGATGCTGCAGTCTGTCAGAAGTTTCGAAGAAACCCGGCAGCTGATTATCAATGGGCATGAACTTTTCCAACGAGTTAGTGAGAGTTCCAAACCGTTCGTTGCAGCCATTCACGGCCCTTGCCTCGGTGGTGGTCTGGAACTGGCCCTGGCATGCCATTACCGGATTGCCAGTGACGACACAAAAACAAAGATTGGGCTGCCTGAGGTCATGCTCGGACTTTTGCCCGGAGGTCGCGGTGCATCACTGGTTCCTCGGATGGTCAATCTGCCTCAGGCGCTGGATCTGCTATTAACCGGCCGGCAGCTTAATGCAAAACGAGCCCGACGTCTGGGACTGATTGACGAAGTGGTGCCGTCCGCAATTTTGAAGGACGTTGCCCGAAAGACAGCATTAAATGCAGTACTGTCAACAAGGTCCAAACGCAAACAGTCTCTCAGGGACAGAATATTAAGGATGCCCGGGGTCCGCGGCCTTATCCTGAGAAAAGCTCGCCAGCAGGTAATGAAAACGACACGAGGGTTGTACCCGGCTCCGCTGGCCATCCTCGAAGTCGCTGAGACCTCATTGTCATCTTCACTGATAGAGGCTCTGGAGGTCGAAAGTACGCGATTCGCTGAATTGGCGATGTCTGCGGAAGCGAACCAGCTAATGAATATTTACTTCGCGTCCAATGATCTCAAAAAAGAGCGTTTTATCGAATCAGATGTTAATGAGCGTCAAGTGAACCGAGTGGGAATTCTTGGCGGAGGTCTCATGGGGGCCGGTATCGCACTTGTTTCCATCGATAAAGCCAATGTTGCAGTCAGAATGAAAGACATTCGACACGAAGGAATTCTTAGTGCCTGTCGACACGTGGATACCTTTTACAGCAAACGTGTCAAACGCAGGGTTTTGTCTCAGGAGCAGGCGAAGAAACGGATGAGCCGTTTCTCCGGAACGCTGGATTACAGTGGCTTCGATCGCTGTGACCTGGTTATCGAAGCTGTATTCGAAGACTTAATTCTGAAGCAGCAGATGCTTTCCGACGTGGAGATTCTGGGAAATGAAGACACTGTCTTTGCGACTAACACGTCGTCGATTCCTGTTGCAGAGATCGCCGCAAATGCGATTCGCCCAGGTAATGTTCTGGGGATGCATTATTTTTCACCGGTCGAAAAAATGCCTCTGCTTGAGATTATTCGACATTCCGGCACCTCGGATCAGGCAGTAGCAACAGCAGTCGCCTTTGGCAGGAAACAGGGCAAGACCGTTGTGGTGGTCAAGGACGGTCCCGGTTTCTATGTGAATCGTATTCTGGCGCCTTATATCAATGCTGCGATGCGCTGCGGAATGGATGGGGTCCCGTTTAATAAAATTGATCAGGCCCTGGTGAATTTTGGATTCCCCGTGGGGCCATTCAAACTGCTTGACGAAGTGGGCATCGACGTCGGCAGCAAAGTACAGCCCATCCTGGAAGAAGCGTACGGAAGCCGCATGCTGGGCAGCGATCTGCAGAAGAAGCTGGTTGAGTCGAATCGTGTCGGTAAAAAGGCAGGAAAAGGTTTTTACCGTTACGACAAACCGAAGAACAGCAAAACAATTGATGAAACGATCTACCAGGAACTGGGTATTAGTCCCCACAAACAAATCTCAGAATCACAAATCGTAGACCAGTGTCTGTTGATGATGCTGAACGAAGCCGTCTTTTGCCTGCAGGATGGAACTATCTTTTGCCCGCGAGACGGTGATATCGCCGCCGTCTTTGGTATCGGATTTCCGCCGTTTTTGGGAGGCCCTTTCCGTTACATGGATCAGCGGGGACTGTCAGTAACTGTGGCTGCTATGAGAAAGCTGCAAAAAAATGTCAGTAACCGGTACGAACCGGCGCCACTCCTGATTGAAATGGCTGAAAAATCTCACAGTTTTTATGACGACATACAGCCGGCAAACCACCAGCAGAAGGACGTTTGA
- a CDS encoding DUF1501 domain-containing protein: protein MSGIRHQTSNFCDGIARRDLISVGSAALFGAGWNLSGLMQTQARASEHRAAGVDNDKDDVSLIVVFLRGGPSHIDMFDMKPNAPMEIRGEFSPVSTNVPGIQVTEHLPLTAQQQDKFSLIRSFTHPNSSHGLADHYMLTGYHPTPAFNPKLLPNNERPSHGSIISNRKGPRGSVPPYVCLPKMHKSAGSAYLGPGSAPFVIQADPNAPNFSVPDLMPPLQISPARLDDRAGLRKRLARFERSAEEAHNRKAQSVSVYREKAVALMASAEARRAFNIDAESDRMREEYGRTTLGQSCLMARRLVEAGVRCVTIQHIDWDTHQENFRILRNDLLPALDSAMATLFKDLADRGMLDKTMVVVTGEFGRTPKTDGKGGRGHWGPGFTVAIGGGGVEGGRVIGRTDAHASKPVEDPHGPEDLAATIHHSMGIDPNDEFLSAEGRPFKIVNDGNVISKLL, encoded by the coding sequence TTGTCAGGTATCAGACATCAAACATCAAATTTTTGTGACGGAATTGCCCGACGCGACCTGATTTCCGTCGGCAGTGCGGCCCTGTTCGGTGCTGGATGGAACCTGAGCGGACTGATGCAGACTCAGGCGCGCGCCAGCGAGCACCGTGCTGCGGGAGTGGACAATGACAAAGATGATGTCTCCCTGATCGTCGTATTCCTGCGTGGTGGCCCCAGTCATATTGACATGTTCGATATGAAACCAAACGCCCCCATGGAAATTCGCGGTGAGTTCTCACCCGTTTCGACAAATGTACCTGGAATCCAGGTCACCGAGCACTTGCCTCTGACTGCACAGCAACAGGACAAATTTTCACTAATTCGTTCGTTTACTCATCCCAACTCAAGTCATGGCCTGGCCGACCATTACATGCTGACCGGTTATCATCCGACTCCGGCATTTAATCCGAAACTGCTGCCAAATAATGAACGACCGTCTCACGGTTCGATCATTTCAAATCGCAAAGGACCGCGTGGTTCGGTTCCTCCATATGTGTGTCTTCCGAAAATGCACAAGAGTGCCGGGTCAGCCTATCTGGGTCCGGGTTCAGCACCATTTGTTATTCAGGCCGATCCGAACGCTCCGAACTTTTCTGTTCCTGACTTGATGCCACCGCTGCAAATTTCACCTGCACGACTGGATGATCGAGCAGGGCTGCGAAAACGACTTGCCAGGTTCGAGCGTTCCGCAGAGGAAGCCCATAATCGTAAAGCACAGTCTGTGAGCGTTTACCGTGAAAAGGCTGTTGCACTGATGGCCTCGGCAGAAGCCAGGCGAGCGTTTAACATCGACGCCGAATCTGACCGCATGCGGGAGGAGTACGGTCGCACCACACTTGGCCAGAGTTGTCTGATGGCGCGACGTCTGGTTGAGGCCGGTGTGCGTTGTGTCACAATCCAGCATATTGACTGGGATACGCACCAGGAGAATTTTCGAATCCTCAGAAACGACCTGTTGCCGGCACTTGATTCCGCAATGGCAACATTGTTCAAAGATCTTGCCGATCGTGGAATGCTGGATAAAACCATGGTCGTGGTAACCGGAGAATTCGGTCGCACGCCAAAAACTGATGGAAAAGGAGGCCGTGGTCACTGGGGTCCCGGATTCACAGTGGCCATCGGGGGTGGTGGTGTCGAGGGTGGTCGTGTCATTGGCCGAACTGATGCCCATGCGTCAAAACCTGTCGAAGACCCGCATGGTCCCGAGGACCTCGCGGCGACGATTCACCATTCAATGGGAATCGACCCGAACGATGAATTCCTTTCAGCGGAAGGAAGACCGTTTAAGATCGTCAATGACGGCAATGTGATCAGCAAACTACTGTAG
- a CDS encoding malate/lactate/ureidoglycolate dehydrogenase, with amino-acid sequence MNFQKDQLITLVTDIFAAAGCGADEALRVAEHLVGANLAGHDSHGVIRVPSYVQWLQDGKVIPNQSMQIVTENDVLAVVDGQFGLGQIIGEQMTQLGIDKSSTHGVSVIALRNSGHLGRIGDWAEMAADAGLLSLHFVNTSGAGMLVAPFGGIDRRLSANPFAAGVPTGSGTPLILDMSACTIAEGKIRVALNKGEPVPDGCIIDAAGNPTNDPAAFYSEPGSILPIAGHKGSGLSMIIEMLAGALTGSSCTNPEHSWRVVNGMLSIFMDRSFFSSDDEFVPEVSRFIEFVRSSRTIDENGEILMPGEIEQRMRNHRLKHGIDLDDTTWSQICETCGVLKVKHDFAPSDV; translated from the coding sequence ATGAATTTTCAAAAGGATCAACTGATCACTCTGGTGACCGACATCTTTGCCGCAGCGGGTTGCGGCGCTGATGAAGCGTTGAGAGTGGCCGAACATCTGGTTGGCGCGAATCTGGCGGGGCATGATTCGCATGGTGTGATTCGGGTGCCTTCCTATGTGCAGTGGCTGCAGGACGGTAAGGTGATTCCCAACCAGTCGATGCAGATTGTCACTGAGAACGATGTCCTTGCCGTTGTCGATGGGCAGTTTGGTCTTGGACAGATCATTGGTGAACAGATGACACAACTGGGAATCGATAAATCGTCAACACATGGAGTGTCCGTCATCGCCCTGAGAAATTCCGGGCATCTTGGACGAATTGGAGACTGGGCCGAGATGGCAGCTGACGCCGGCCTTCTCTCTCTGCATTTTGTCAACACCAGTGGTGCCGGCATGTTGGTCGCACCGTTTGGAGGAATTGACCGACGGCTTTCGGCAAATCCTTTTGCGGCTGGTGTTCCAACCGGTAGCGGTACTCCGTTGATTCTGGATATGTCGGCATGCACCATTGCTGAAGGCAAGATTCGTGTGGCGCTCAACAAAGGTGAGCCCGTTCCCGATGGCTGCATCATTGATGCCGCCGGAAACCCCACAAACGATCCCGCGGCGTTCTACAGTGAACCGGGCTCCATTCTACCGATTGCCGGTCATAAAGGTTCCGGGCTTTCAATGATCATTGAGATGCTGGCGGGTGCCTTGACCGGAAGTTCCTGTACGAATCCGGAGCACAGCTGGCGTGTTGTAAACGGGATGTTGTCAATTTTTATGGATCGTAGTTTCTTCAGTTCGGACGATGAGTTCGTTCCGGAAGTGTCCCGGTTCATAGAATTCGTCAGGAGTTCGCGAACGATCGATGAAAACGGTGAGATTCTCATGCCGGGTGAGATCGAGCAGCGCATGAGGAATCATCGTCTGAAACATGGAATCGATCTGGACGACACCACCTGGAGCCAGATTTGTGAAACCTGCGGGGTCCTGAAGGTCAAACACGATTTTGCACCATCAGACGTGTAG
- the fadI gene encoding acetyl-CoA C-acyltransferase FadI encodes MISSNEDRIAVVAGLRTPFARQASHYSTLNAIDLGRMVVCELLARTNIDPDSIDRIVFGQVVALPKAPNIAREIVLGTDLPVTCDAYSVSRACATSFQSVSAICDSLEVGDIEIGLAGGADSSSVVPICFSDRFALKMIQVSKQRSVLGKLRALRGTRFRDLAPVPPAIAEYSTNLRMGDSAEQMARDYGITRDDQDRLAQRSHQLAHQAWEDGRLDKEVIAAYPKPYKEVFIRDENIRADSTLEKLSSLRPVFDRRHGTVTAGNSTPLTDGASVLLLMKESRAKSLGYEPLGYIRQYAFTANTVAADLLMGPTQASAKVLARAGMQLTDLTLVDMHEAFAAQTLANLTAFGSRRYAETFLNRSQPIGEIDMNRFNVLGGSLAYGHPFAATGGRMITQTINELKRRGGGVALTTACAAGGLGAAMIVEAEA; translated from the coding sequence GTGATCAGCTCAAACGAAGACCGCATTGCAGTTGTCGCAGGTCTGCGAACACCTTTTGCCCGACAGGCGAGCCACTATTCGACACTCAACGCCATCGATCTGGGCAGAATGGTGGTCTGCGAACTGCTTGCCCGCACAAATATTGATCCTGACAGCATCGACCGGATTGTTTTTGGTCAGGTAGTGGCACTCCCCAAGGCGCCGAACATCGCCCGCGAAATTGTGTTGGGGACTGATTTGCCGGTGACATGTGATGCTTACAGTGTCTCACGAGCGTGCGCGACCAGTTTTCAGTCTGTGTCCGCGATTTGTGACAGTCTTGAGGTCGGAGATATTGAAATTGGTCTGGCCGGAGGTGCTGATTCGTCAAGTGTTGTACCGATTTGCTTCAGCGACAGGTTTGCTCTGAAGATGATTCAGGTCAGTAAACAGCGGTCCGTGTTGGGTAAATTAAGAGCGCTTCGAGGCACACGATTCCGTGATCTTGCCCCGGTGCCCCCGGCGATCGCTGAGTACTCGACAAACCTGCGAATGGGCGACAGTGCCGAACAGATGGCCAGGGACTACGGAATCACTCGGGACGATCAGGACCGGCTGGCACAGCGTTCTCACCAACTGGCTCACCAGGCCTGGGAAGATGGCAGACTGGACAAAGAAGTAATCGCCGCTTATCCCAAACCCTACAAAGAGGTGTTCATTCGTGATGAGAATATACGCGCCGATTCCACGTTAGAGAAACTCTCATCCTTGCGCCCTGTATTTGATCGCAGGCACGGTACTGTTACCGCCGGCAACAGTACGCCACTGACGGATGGTGCATCCGTACTACTGCTGATGAAGGAGTCCAGAGCAAAGTCGCTTGGTTATGAACCGCTGGGCTATATTCGCCAATATGCGTTCACTGCAAACACCGTTGCGGCGGATCTGCTTATGGGGCCGACGCAGGCATCTGCGAAGGTTCTTGCCAGAGCCGGTATGCAGCTGACCGATCTCACGCTGGTTGATATGCACGAAGCGTTTGCGGCGCAGACGCTGGCGAATCTGACAGCATTCGGTTCCCGGAGATATGCGGAAACCTTTCTGAATCGAAGCCAGCCAATTGGTGAAATCGACATGAATCGATTCAACGTACTTGGCGGCTCTCTTGCTTACGGACATCCGTTCGCCGCGACCGGCGGCCGCATGATCACGCAGACAATTAATGAACTGAAACGTCGTGGCGGAGGAGTGGCGCTCACAACCGCGTGCGCTGCCGGTGGACTGGGCGCTGCCATGATTGTCGAAGCAGAAGCGTGA